The sequence AGCACCGGAAACGCCGGAATTGCGTATCGACACCTCGCGGCTGACGGCCGCGGAATCCGAGAAGATGGTCATGGACCACATCGCCCTCTTTCTGTAGAATCAACCATGCCACGATATTCCATCTCACACCTGATGCAGCTCGAAGCCGAGAGCATCCACGTCATGCGCGAGGTCGCCGCGGAATTCGAGCGGCCCGTCATGCTGTACTCGGTCGGCAAAGATTCCTCGGTCATGCTGCATCTCGCGCGGAAGGCCTTCTATCCGCAGAAACTGCCTTTCCCGCTCATGCACGTCGACACCGGGTACAAATTTGACGAGATGTACGACTTTCGAAGGCGCATGGCCGAGGAATACGAGGCGGACCTGATCGTCCACCGCAACGAGGAAGCCATCGCCGAAGGTGCCAATCCCTACGACCTGGGCACGCAAAGGTGCTGCGGCCTGCTTAAGACGCAGGCCCTGCTCGACGGGCTCCGGGAAGGGCGCTTCGATGCCGCGCTGGGCGGCGCCCGGCGCGAGGAGGAGAAATCAAGGGCCAAGGAACGGTTCTTCTCCTTCCGGGACCGGTTCGGCCAGTGGGATCCGAAGAACCAGCGGCCCGAACTGTGGAACCTGTATAACTGCCGCGTCGGCCAGGAGGAATCCATCCGGGTCTTCCCCCTCTCCAACTGGACCGAACTGGACATCTGGATGTACATCCACCGGGAGAGCATCCCGGTCGTGCCCCTTTATTTCGCCCGGGAGCGCGAGGTCGTGGTACGGGGAGAGCAACTGATCCCCCTGGAAGGGCAGGCCCGCCTGCTGCCCGGCGAGACCCCCCGCTCCATGGTCTGCCGGTTCCGCACGCTGGGCTGCTCGCCCTGCACCGGCGCCGTCAAGTCCTCGGCGACTTCCGTCGAAGAGATCATCGAGGAGATGATGGTGGAGCGCATCTCGGAACGTTCCACCCGCATCATCGATCACGACCAGGAAGGGTCGATGGAGTTGAAGAAGCGGGAGGGCTATTTCTAAAGCCGATTCGGACACCGAAGCGGCGGCCTGGCCTCACGACCGGCAGCGCATCCTGAAATGACCGACATCCAGACTTTTTTAACCCAGAACGAAGAAAAGGAACTGCTGCGCTTCAGCACGGCGGGCAGCGTGGACGACGGCAAGTCCACGCTGATCGGCAGGCTCCTGGCCGACTCGAAGAACATCTACGAGGACCACCTCGCCTCTCTCAGGCAGATGTCCCGCAAGGACGAAGCGCCCGATCTGGCCCTGTTGCTGGACGGCCTCAAGGCCGAGCGGGAGCAGGGCATCACCATCGACGTGGCCTACCGCTATTTCTCGACGCCGAAGCGGAAGTTCATCATCGCCGACACCCCCGGCCACGAACAATACACCCGGAACATGGCGACCGGCGCGTCCGGCGCCAACCTGGCGATCGTGCTCGTCGACGCGCGCAACGGCGTGCTGACGCAGACCCGCCGCCACGCCTTCATCACCTCGCTGCTCGGCATCCAGCACCTCGTCGTCGCCGTGAACAAGATGGACATGGTGGATTTCAGCGAAGCGGTCTTCGACGATATCCGCCGTGTCTTCCTGGACTACGCCGCCAAGCTGAACGTGAGCGACATCCGGCTCGTTCCGGTGAGCGCCCTCCTCGGCGACAACGTGGTGGAGAAGAGCGGCCGCATGCCGTGGTATCATGGGCAAACCGTGCTCGATATCCTGGAGGACGTGCAGTTCCTT is a genomic window of Gemmatimonadota bacterium containing:
- the cysD gene encoding sulfate adenylyltransferase subunit CysD → MPRYSISHLMQLEAESIHVMREVAAEFERPVMLYSVGKDSSVMLHLARKAFYPQKLPFPLMHVDTGYKFDEMYDFRRRMAEEYEADLIVHRNEEAIAEGANPYDLGTQRCCGLLKTQALLDGLREGRFDAALGGARREEEKSRAKERFFSFRDRFGQWDPKNQRPELWNLYNCRVGQEESIRVFPLSNWTELDIWMYIHRESIPVVPLYFAREREVVVRGEQLIPLEGQARLLPGETPRSMVCRFRTLGCSPCTGAVKSSATSVEEIIEEMMVERISERSTRIIDHDQEGSMELKKREGYF